Genomic DNA from Panthera leo isolate Ple1 chromosome E3, P.leo_Ple1_pat1.1, whole genome shotgun sequence:
TTGGCACCAGGCGTTGCTCGTCACTACTAGTGACAGAAACGATGTGCCTGACATGTTTCTTCTATCACACCGAGCCCCCACGGAGGGAATGAGTCTGTCCGGTTCACCAGGATGGTCAGGGGATCTTGGGGAATGAATAAGCACAGGATGCGGGGCCTCCAGGGCCACAGCGGACCCGCCCATCTCCAGTCGTGTTGAAGAGGGACAGCTGGTGAAAGCCTCCAGGCCGCCTGCCCCAGATTGGTTCTTCTCCCGGTACCTGAGGGTCGAGGCGTCCCGCTGCCGTCCAGGACCAGCCGCGACTTGTGCTCAGCCCGACCCTTCCTCCTCTAGACTTTTTCATCCACAACTCCTAAGCCAGCTCCTGATGTAATAACCGAGGCTGGCCCCCCGACTTTGTAATAACGCAGCCGCCACGACCCCTGCGGGGCAGTCCGCACACCGCCCTCAGGCTCTCCCCAGGCCCGAATGGGCGCCCCGTGCAGGGCGGGCGCATTTGCTATTCCTGCTGCGAACCTCGCTCCCTCCCTGGGCGGCACCCGCAGCCGCAGCGCCCCGGCTCACTTGGCCTTGAAGCGACCCACTCCCGCCACGGGCTCCACCATGTCGTCGTCGTCTTCGTCGCCGCCGCCGCGTGAGGGAACCTGGCTCGCCGCTTCTCACTGCCGGCGCGCTGCAGATGGCGTCACGGCCCACGACTATGGCGTCATCAGCACTGTGCGCTCGGCGCCATCTTTACTGTGGGCAGCTTCCGCGTAAGGAAGCGGAAGAAGCGTTTCTGGCCTGGAGGGGCGGGGGTAGAGCGGCGTGGAGGCGGCTGCGGGCGTTGGGCAAAGATGGCAGTTACGGGGTTTGCACGCTGTTTGCCTGTtagtggaaattttaaaagagagtcGTAGAAGATGTTTACTAAACTGATCCCAAGACTCCTGCCCCCTCGGCATTCTGGGATTTGGGGGCAAGTGCGGTCGGGTGCGGTCAACTAGGTCCGGTCTCGGGGCTCATGGTCTGGTGTGAGATGTAACGCCCGTAAACGACTAGACCTCGTAACTTCGGAgtctctcaaatatttattgaacacattcTATTTGCAAAGCTCTGGCGCAGACATTTGGGAGACaccagaggagaaaaaacaaaaccctgcctTCAAGTAGCTCAGGTGCTACAGGGGAGAAGGGTGGGCGAAGGAAGAGCGAGAAATTAGTGCGCTGGATGGAGCGGAGTGTAGGGGGTACACTTTCACatggggtggtgggagaggaTTCATCGAGAAGGTGACACCTGAGCCAGACCTGAAGCTGGTAAGCATGGACCCCTGTGGCTATGTGGGGGAACAGTGCTTGTGGCTCCAGGGAATTAGCAGGGAGGAGAATGGAAGGGCAGGAGGTCGGAGACAAATGGGGGTTCCTCGTGAGTCATTGTGAGGCGTTGACTTCTATGAGTTCAGCGTTTTGAGCTCTTTGTGTGATTGGCTGTGAAGCTAGTAAGCAGATCCCTTCCCTGGGAGAGGATCAGGGGAAACCTCTATGAGAAGACATCCGAGGGAAAAGAAACCAGGCAAATGGAGGGCAAGGAGAAGAGCCTTCTGGGAAGAAGAGGTCCAGGGAGAAAGGTCGTCGTATCCCTGCGGGGTGAAGGCAGTAGTGCCTGGAAAGGGGGCAGGGTGACAAATGGGATAAAGCTGTGAGGCCAGCAAGCACAGAGGTGGCAGGGGgggggccaggcctgggctccGCGTTTATTTACGTCTCTAATTACAAGGTACTTAGGCCCGGGGCTCCCCACACCTCGGCCCCAGTGCTGCCTTCTGGGGTGGCCTCAGTCTCCTCTTGCGGGGTGCCCACGATCAGCGCGTCGTCCTCGCGCAGGAAGTCCCGGAGCTGGGCCAGCTGCCTGCGGATGAAGTTGGTGGCGTGGTGCACCTTGCGCACGCGCCGCAGGAGGCCCAGCACCAGGCTCCGGCTGCGCTCCTGCCGCTGGCTCCAGGCCTCACGCAGCTCCTGGTAGCAGTTGTGGTGGGCACGCTCCACCGGGCCCAGGGTGGCCCCACAGCCCAGTGGGCAGTGCTGCTGGGCCCCATGCTGGCAGTGCTGCCGGTGCTCAGCCAGGGCCCCACGCAGCACCCGTGCCGGGCAGCCCTCGTTGGGACAAGCCATCAGCTCAAAAGGGCAGGAGTCCTGGTGCCCCCTGCGATGGGCCAGGGGGCACGTCACTAAGCAGCCAGCTTCTGCGTTCTTGCACTGGGGGTAGGGAGAGCACCATGTGAGCCAGGCCAGCTTGGACACTGCCAGCTCACGAGCGGCCTACCTTCCACAGATTCCCCCATCTGTCATATTGAACTGGGAGACTGCCAAGCCCTAATGGCATCAATGATGAGGAGAGGGAAATCGTTGGGCAAATGCTTGGAGGTGGGAAGAATCTAGATCTCTGAGGCACAGGGCCTGAGGCTTGAGGAACCGAGACCTCTATAAAAATAGGGGGCTGGAGAGTAGTGGCCAGCACAGCAGACACTTCATTCTCTAAAAATTTTGTagaatccccattttacaactgAGGCCCCAGGGGCTCAAAAAACaggtaacttgcctaaagtcacacagcaagtaaacgGCAGAGATGTGACTCAAACTCAGGACTGATGACCCCCAGGCTTCAGTCTATGCTGCTGGAGCAGAAACCCTCCGCTCTTTCTGATAGGATTCTCCTTACCCCTCTCctggctctccccctcccctggcaggAGCAGAAGGGTGGTGGGAGTGGGTGCTTCAAGCTACCTTGACTTCCAAGCGGCCAATGGTCCTCCGGAGTTTATTTACATGGACCATCTTTTTCCGTTTCACTTCTTTCCTGCAGCACGGACAGGTCTTTTGTCTAGGAGGCATGagttgaggggggtgggggggggggaagtgttGGGAGTGGGAAGGACCAGTTGGCAGCAACATGCCTTCCCAGGAGGTCCCTTCTCAAGCTGGAAGAGGCATGAGGGCTTCATAGGGAACTCGGCTCTGAGGCTGGAGCCGCAGATCCCACAGGCTGCAGGGGCCCACATATTTTTATGTCCCAGATTTGGCAGTGGCCTCTTCCGGCCATTGTAAGTCACTGCTTGGCAGGTCTTCCTCTCTATTCCAGGCCACAGCCTtgctcctgccctcccagcctctcggGGACCCACTAGCACCTGGCTAGCCACCGGAGGATGCATTTCTTGCAGAAGATGTGGCTGCATGGCAGCCTCACTGGCCTCTTGAGAACCCCGTGGCATACGGAGCACAGGAAGCTGCAGTCGGGAGGGCTGGCGAAGAGGTTGAGATCATATCCGCCACTCTGCAAAGGCCAAAATCAGGGCCTGGCTGGGACCAGGATCGGACCGCGTACCCAAAGGGAAACTCCAAGTGGAGGGTCGGGTCAGCATCCATTTTGAGGGGGCAGCTGTGAGGGTCAAGACAACTACCAGTCCCTGGCTGGAACTGGCCTCGGCCTGGAGTTAGACCTGACCAGAGCCCTCGGAAATGTTGGTTTTCTAGTCTCGTTTGGGAACCGGTTAACCCAGTGTTCCCACTCGGAATAAGGAACGGGGTCCAGCTCTGGACAGCTCTTGAGTTAGGAACAAACTTAAGGGCCAGAGGCAAGAGGGCCCCATGCTCACCATGATCTGTGTCTGGACGGCAGCTCCACTGACCCCCAGGGATCAGGGGCCTCCATTTCACAGCAGGAGTGGGCCGACATCACAGTGGCATTGTCCAGCTCAGGCCAATCACAGCCTTGGTCCAGGGCCCACTGGTAGGTATTCTGTACCATCTAGCCCTTGCTTATAATTGAGAGGTAGGCAGTGTGGACCTGGGCAGGTGTCTGGAGCCTCTGCCTGATCCCCAGGCAGCACCAGGCCGGGAACCAAACTTCTGGGTGCTGTTTTCCCAAAGCTGAGGCTTCGGCAGGAAAGTAGGAATCATTCCCCTACCCTTCCTCAAATAGTGCTGCTCAGGCCAGATGTCCAAGAGCCCAGGACTTTTCCCACGGACCCACCAGCAAGGTCTCTTAGGATCTAAGACATCTAGCTCCAGAATACAGATGAGGGATGTCAGGACCAAATTCCCATACAACCTGTGGTACCACAGTAACGGGCCTAGTATGCGGAAGGGTGTTCCAGAACAGGGAGGCTCTATTTGGGCAGGCCTAGGAGGAAAGACACGTGGAGACCAATCTCAACCTGGAAAACCAGGATGTTCCCACACCCGAGGCACATTACCAGAGAACTGTAGGTTCACTACCAGAGTGTTGAGCCCATCAAATCCTAAAGACCCTATCCCCCTCCTGAGAACAACAGGGGGCCACTGCAAGCCTTTGAGCAGGCGATCTTACACTCTGATGCTAtcaacctcaaaaataaaaatcagttattttacTAGCAAAGGGAAATTCTTTAGAAATCGCAGAGAATTGCAATTCAAGACAGGCAAGCTATGCTAAAACCACAACCAAAGccaacaaacaaaggaaaactttattttgtggaaagaaaaaaccGGGAGAGATTTTTTTGAACCAACGTCCACCCGACAAAAGCAAGAGTTCAAGGTGATGGCGGTTTCTCACTGAGTCGCAGGAGTGATCCACACAGCTTTCCCTGATAGGGTCTGTAATTGATATTGAGCGGTAGGGctcccccttcctcacccccccccccccccaccgtatTTTAGCCTTGTTTCTCTGTATTCTCActttctggtggtttgctggcccAGCCCAACTCACCACCAAGCTGGAAAATACTTTATCTGCTCCTGGACAAGGTATGGGGGTGTGGAGGAGCACACCTGGGTCTCCAATGTAGTTCTGCCACTTACAGAATGACTAACGAGTCACCTGCCAACCTCCGAGAGCCACGGTGTACCCCTCTACGGCATCCAACACAGAGTTGGATTGGTCGCGAAGAGGAGGTGCCCTAGAGTCTCTCCCCTCCACAAACACCTTGCTCCCTGCGTCCCAGAGATGCACCTCCCAGGCTGATGGCTGGGGGGGCCAAGGGCAGTCACACGCGGTCGACTCAGACCACCAGCTTCGTTGAGCGCTGAGAGCAGAGCTTGCCTCCCTGCCGTCCTGGGGCTCGGGGTCGGGGCGCCGGCGACCTGCAGACAGAGCATGGGGTCGGGAGTCAGAGGCCAGAGCACGCGCGGCGAGGCCGGGGCGGGAGCCGGGCTGGCCGCGCTTGTCGGGGCCTGGGTTTCACCTCCCCACACCGACGAGTGGGATGTGAGCTGAGGCCCCCGGTGGCTCTGGGCGCCGAATCTCACCCGCGGCCACGACCAAAGCCGCGGGTGATTTTCAACCAACGCCGTCCCCCCCAGCTACCACCCCGGGACGCGAGGACTAGACCTACCTGCAGCGAACGGGAGGAGCAAGACGACTGCAACTCAGAGAGTTCGCGCCGCGGTGCCGCAGGCGCGCAAGCGCACACAAAGCGGACGGGGGAACACTGAGAGCGCGTCACCACCTGTCTGATTGGTCCGAGGCAAAGTCGCGCCTAGGGCAGCCACGATCTCGCGGCACTTGGCTTGCTATAAATGCTCCCTCCCGCGCGGCCTAGTTCTTCTTCTCCGGGAATACACGTGAGTCTCCCTGCTGCGGGTGGCGGTACCCGGGCCGGGGTGGTGGGAGTGCGCGGACGGCCGGCGGGGCCCCGGGTTGGCGCGTTGGCGCTCCCGGGAGGGAGTCGTGCTCTGGGCGCCTCGTGCGACCGCGAATGCTAGGGCTTCGCTGACTG
This window encodes:
- the RNF151 gene encoding RING finger protein 151 isoform X2; translated protein: MSGGYDLNLFASPPDCSFLCSVCHGVLKRPVRLPCSHIFCKKCILRWLARKEVKRKKMVHVNKLRRTIGRLEVKCKNAEAGCLVTCPLAHRRGHQDSCPFELMACPNEGCPARVLRGALAEHRQHCQHGAQQHCPLGCGATLGPVERAHHNCYQELREAWSQRQERSRSLVLGLLRRVRKVHHATNFIRRQLAQLRDFLREDDALIVGTPQEETEATPEGSTGAEVWGAPGLSTL
- the RNF151 gene encoding RING finger protein 151 isoform X1; this encodes MSGGYDLNLFASPPDCSFLCSVCHGVLKRPVRLPCSHIFCKKCILRWLARQKTCPCCRKEVKRKKMVHVNKLRRTIGRLEVKCKNAEAGCLVTCPLAHRRGHQDSCPFELMACPNEGCPARVLRGALAEHRQHCQHGAQQHCPLGCGATLGPVERAHHNCYQELREAWSQRQERSRSLVLGLLRRVRKVHHATNFIRRQLAQLRDFLREDDALIVGTPQEETEATPEGSTGAEVWGAPGLSTL